A DNA window from Hordeum vulgare subsp. vulgare chromosome 1H, MorexV3_pseudomolecules_assembly, whole genome shotgun sequence contains the following coding sequences:
- the LOC123431370 gene encoding E3 ubiquitin-protein ligase MARCHF11 isoform X1 — translation MSSAAAGSESGPGPCTAHEPAMQQPPQQQEVVAAAAEVQAPSPGSVVVAAAEVPAPLVVATAEVPAQAPGAVLTIVISKLEDEARQQKGVAPASLPPLEVGDDSDMVAVAAAKEAELARSDSFDEQCRVCQQKSEEPLVDLGCRCRGDLSKAHRTCIDVWFRTRGSNKCEICQQVAINIPPPETQASTSYWVWRVDSAYGRGRGGRERGWFSPLWVAFAILIGGLLLDVLISVSLGVSALPVNIIIGVLIVLGLGTALRLALECCQEFGSRRSMQRMENMAPSGYHPGV, via the exons ATGTCGAGCGCAGCCGCCGGATCGGAGTCGGGCCCTGGCCCGTGCACCGCTCACGAGCCAGCCATGCAGCAACCACCGCAacagcaggaggtggtcgccgccGCGGCTGAGGTGCAGGCGCCATCACCGGGATCAGTGGTCGTGGCCGCGGCTGAAGTGCCGGCGCCGTTGGTCGTGGCCACGGCTGAGGTGCCAGCGCAGGCGCCCGGGGCGGTACTCACCATCGTGATCTCGAAGCTGGAGGATGAGGCTCGCCAGCAAAAGGGCGTCGCTCCGGCCTCGCTGCCCCCTCTGGAGGTCGGGGACGACAGCGACATGGTTGCCGTGGCGGCAGCGAAGGAGGCCGAGCTGGCGAGATCCGACAGCTTCGACGAGCAATGCAG AGTTTGTCAGCAAAAGTCGGAAGAACCTTTGGTAGACCTTGGATGCAGATGTCGTGGTGATCTTTCAAAAGCTCACCGCACATGCATTGATGTCTGGTTCCGTACTAGAGGTTCAAACAAGTGTGAGATATGCCA GCAAGTTGCTATCAATATACCTCCTCCAGAGACACAAGCAAGT ACAAGTTATTGGGTTTGGAGGGTTGATTCAGCTTATGGAAGGGGCCGAGGAGGACGTGAAAGG GGATGGTTTAGCCCACTCTGGGTTGCATTTGCGATTCTGATTGGTGGTCTATTATTGGATGTGCTGATATCCGTATCCCTTGGTGTTTCCGCACTTCCTGTGAACATAATAATTG GTGTGCTTATTGTTCTCGGCTTGGGCACTGCCCTTCGACTAGCTCTCGAGTGCTGCCAGGAGTTTGGCTCGAGGAGAAGCATGCAAAGGATGGAAAACATGGCACCCAGTGGGTACCACCCCGGAGTATAG
- the LOC123431370 gene encoding E3 ubiquitin-protein ligase MARCHF9 isoform X2, producing MSSAAAGSESGPGPCTAHEPAMQQPPQQQEVVAAAAEVQAPSPGSVVVAAAEVPAPLVVATAEVPAQAPGAVLTIVISKLEDEARQQKGVAPASLPPLEVGDDSDMVAVAAAKEAELARSDSFDEQCRVCQQKSEEPLVDLGCRCRGDLSKAHRTCIDVWFRTRGSNKCEICQQVAINIPPPETQASGWFSPLWVAFAILIGGLLLDVLISVSLGVSALPVNIIIGVLIVLGLGTALRLALECCQEFGSRRSMQRMENMAPSGYHPGV from the exons ATGTCGAGCGCAGCCGCCGGATCGGAGTCGGGCCCTGGCCCGTGCACCGCTCACGAGCCAGCCATGCAGCAACCACCGCAacagcaggaggtggtcgccgccGCGGCTGAGGTGCAGGCGCCATCACCGGGATCAGTGGTCGTGGCCGCGGCTGAAGTGCCGGCGCCGTTGGTCGTGGCCACGGCTGAGGTGCCAGCGCAGGCGCCCGGGGCGGTACTCACCATCGTGATCTCGAAGCTGGAGGATGAGGCTCGCCAGCAAAAGGGCGTCGCTCCGGCCTCGCTGCCCCCTCTGGAGGTCGGGGACGACAGCGACATGGTTGCCGTGGCGGCAGCGAAGGAGGCCGAGCTGGCGAGATCCGACAGCTTCGACGAGCAATGCAG AGTTTGTCAGCAAAAGTCGGAAGAACCTTTGGTAGACCTTGGATGCAGATGTCGTGGTGATCTTTCAAAAGCTCACCGCACATGCATTGATGTCTGGTTCCGTACTAGAGGTTCAAACAAGTGTGAGATATGCCA GCAAGTTGCTATCAATATACCTCCTCCAGAGACACAAGCAAGT GGATGGTTTAGCCCACTCTGGGTTGCATTTGCGATTCTGATTGGTGGTCTATTATTGGATGTGCTGATATCCGTATCCCTTGGTGTTTCCGCACTTCCTGTGAACATAATAATTG GTGTGCTTATTGTTCTCGGCTTGGGCACTGCCCTTCGACTAGCTCTCGAGTGCTGCCAGGAGTTTGGCTCGAGGAGAAGCATGCAAAGGATGGAAAACATGGCACCCAGTGGGTACCACCCCGGAGTATAG